The following proteins come from a genomic window of Symbiobacterium terraclitae:
- a CDS encoding AHH domain-containing protein has product MAYARQAYGINVGSQMSGSRVNLNEFLSKIATEVPVDMPEEPPVDMPEEPPVDTPEEPSVDIPEEPRVDTPEEPSVDIPEEPPVDMPEEPPVDTPEEPPVDMPEEPPVDMPEEPPVDTPEEPPVDMPEEPPVDIPEEPPVDMPEEPPVDMPEEPPGEPPRDGGDLPADDRVGELVPGSTHHLLANGTWGESMQDAIPYYPHGPFTEEITSKGYTWLSLDGLLPNRTIELTIDGADRAAVFKDDGSGYGYCSSARKPVFCQLGTSSISRTYYLKVFGSPGEYFTVTSVDGSEPEYAYEVPATNGSVPTYYIPGNEPSWFRVYLDEGVYGINVPGAETLEFYHHGSLRYSADGPWLLVSVDWTDVYEVRVIPSSGRSVGVHFHPLGTVRETAVDYPIHGPIVSSITDKGYTWFRMEGLTGRRTFVLRTTGASSVAFYSETGSTLTSSGSDGEWSFKPSSDGTYYAKVAGAKGATVTLESVDGSTPALAYGPVPATSGTGPSYGIPAGQDGWYRVDLEGGTYYGLNVASAASLAVYREGAGGLQEVATGEGPWLTFTTPAAGRYLVKVTATTASNYGLKFYRQGEVLEAAFVYPLHGPIVSSITDKGYTWFRMEGLTGRRTFVLRTTGASSVAFYSETGSTLTSSGSNGEWSFQPSSDGTYYAKVTGAKGATVTLESMDGTTPASAYGPVPATSGTGPSYYIPAGQDGWYRVDLEGGTYYGLNVASAASLAVYREGAGGLQEVATGEGPWLTFTTPAAGRYLVKVTAEKATSYRLKFYRQGEVLETAFVYPLHGPMTSVITDAGYAWYRMDGVKGGRTFILRVTSASSVSFYTATGSSETGEGSGGEWFFKPSSDGTYYAKVTGAKGATVTLESMDGTTPASAYGPVPATSGTGPSYYIPAAQDGWYRVDLEGGTYYGLNVASAASLAIYREGAGGLQEVATGEGPWLTFTTPAAGRYLVKVTAEKATSYRLKFYRQGEALETAFVYPLHGPMTSVITDVGYTWYRMDGVKGGRTFILRTTGASNIYFYTATGSSLDGGTGAERSFTPSVDGTYYVRVSGAKGATVTLESVDGSAPVVAYGPVPATSGTGPSYYIPAGQDGWYRVDLEGGTYYGLNVASAASLAVYREDAGGLQEVATGEGPWLTFTTPAAGRYLVKVTAAKATSYGLKFYRQGEVLETAFVYPLHGPMTSVITDAGHTWYKMDGVKGGRTFILRATGASNIYFYAATGSSLGGGTGAERYFTPSVDGTYYVRVSGAKGATVTLESMDGSTPALAYGPVPLSGTGPSYNIPAGQDGWYRVDLEGGTYYGLNVASAASLAVYREDAGGLQEVATGEGPWLTFTTPAAGRYLVKVTAAKATSYGLKFYRQGEVLETAFVYPLHGPMTSVITDAGHTWYKMDGVKGGRTFILRATGASNIYFYTATGSSLGGGTGAERYFTPSVDGTYYVRVSGAKGATVTLESMDGSTPALAYGPVPLSGTGPSYNIPAGQDGWYRVDLEGGTYYGLNVASAASLAVYREDAGGLQEVATGEGPWLTFTTPAAGRYLVKVTAAKATSYGLKFYRQGEVLETAFVYPLHGPMTSVITDAGHTWFKMDGVKGGRTFILRATGASNIYFYAATGSSLGGGTGAERYFTPSVDGTYYVRVSGAKGATVTLESVDGSAPAVAYGPVPVTSGTGPSYDVPAGQDGWYRVDLEDGTFYGLNVGSAASLAVYREDAGGLQEVARGDGQWLTFTTEAAGQYLVKVTATVGTKYGLRFYRPGEDPETAIAYPLHGPMTSVITQVGYTWYRMDGVKGGRTFILRATGASSVSFYTAAGSKLSTSGGAGEWYFRPDVDGTYYARVSGTKGTTVTLTSLDGSRPDLAYGPVPSSGKSQSFFVPPFRSVSFRAQLSPSTFYGLNVPGAEAITIYAGEEELHTFSGAWALFTTPDTHTDYIIRAVAGAQSQQYHTVFYERGETRETAWEYRVHGPQTFTSSSKGYAWVRLGALLDGRDFLLTVTGATGVAVTNGSGGSVTGVQCTGSVERTCRFAPKMGESYYVKVSAPAGTSFHLVSAYDPLPPADVEHPITPEFPEITYLPENDSLPALPGDLTPGPVEMALADFERLPHSDQALLLAFVQYAAARGDRTLVAFHGSLGIGVAAAGAPESTAGEAAGITLQSTSDQLEIMWNLRTRLTDLGLPPAMVHSLLGAGAFMLNRIADDTLAADELVEVLDSALHLYYFDDFKYNVEAIEAAFLAAVEEAALASSGQGVAHQSVPSAFGPVQIAGWRDWGDKVKQAFQWLADRVTLKRIAEIMAVEGYATWGQDLYERVKAEFVGAATGMGDFAIGFIGVIGEYLFDMTGEPMFLVDAYYARSNPTQAFYDGANAGEALMGIALETVLIQAETGITIVNITGAEWDVEGFRDYLDGIPSAAFQAGRQVAGAINLGIGLYEIASGLATILGSVAGGASLVLATGGIATPGAVQVSWAGVTAGVAQVGLGVTTVLRSAESMGRLEQVVRSVPNESRNKLRQNMEAVGRTKPAGDYEAHHICPYSHSNQWAKKCREIFARFGVSINDPNNGAWMPKSIHRRIHTDENFKKIYYDLEGATSAQDLRARLENIWKAIEAGKYF; this is encoded by the coding sequence GTGGCCTATGCAAGGCAGGCGTACGGCATCAACGTTGGGAGCCAGATGTCCGGTTCGCGCGTCAACTTGAATGAATTTTTGAGTAAAATTGCTACAGAGGTGCCGGTGGACATGCCGGAGGAGCCGCCGGTGGACATGCCGGAAGAGCCGCCGGTAGACACGCCGGAGGAGCCGTCGGTGGACATACCGGAAGAGCCGCGGGTAGACACGCCGGAGGAGCCGTCGGTGGACATACCGGAAGAGCCACCGGTGGACATGCCGGAGGAGCCGCCAGTAGACACGCCGGAGGAGCCGCCGGTGGACATGCCGGAGGAACCGCCGGTGGACATGCCGGAGGAACCGCCGGTGGACACGCCGGAGGAGCCGCCGGTGGACATGCCGGAGGAACCGCCGGTGGACATTCCGGAGGAGCCGCCGGTGGACATGCCTGAGGAGCCGCCGGTGGACATGCCGGAGGAACCGCCGGGCGAGCCACCGCGCGATGGTGGAGACTTGCCTGCCGATGATCGCGTGGGTGAGTTGGTACCAGGTTCTACTCATCATCTTCTGGCGAACGGGACCTGGGGAGAGTCCATGCAGGATGCCATCCCCTACTATCCGCATGGTCCGTTTACAGAAGAGATTACATCCAAAGGGTATACTTGGCTGAGCCTAGACGGACTGCTCCCCAACAGGACGATAGAACTGACGATCGACGGCGCTGATCGAGCGGCCGTTTTCAAGGATGACGGATCTGGTTATGGGTACTGCAGTTCCGCCCGGAAGCCGGTCTTCTGTCAGCTTGGGACCTCATCCATCAGCCGCACATACTACCTTAAGGTCTTTGGTTCACCCGGTGAGTACTTCACCGTAACCTCTGTGGATGGCTCAGAGCCAGAATACGCTTATGAGGTTCCGGCTACGAACGGTTCGGTACCAACTTATTATATTCCGGGTAACGAACCTTCGTGGTTTCGGGTGTACTTGGATGAGGGTGTCTATGGGATCAATGTGCCGGGGGCGGAGACACTGGAGTTCTACCACCACGGTAGCCTTCGTTACTCCGCTGACGGACCATGGCTCTTGGTCAGTGTGGACTGGACAGATGTGTATGAGGTTCGTGTCATCCCGTCATCGGGCCGGTCAGTAGGAGTTCACTTCCACCCCTTGGGCACCGTGAGGGAGACAGCTGTTGACTATCCTATCCACGGTCCGATTGTCAGCAGTATCACTGATAAGGGGTACACATGGTTCCGAATGGAAGGGCTGACTGGTCGTCGGACGTTCGTGTTGCGGACGACGGGCGCGTCCTCCGTCGCCTTCTACAGCGAAACCGGGAGCACCCTGACCAGCAGTGGAAGCGACGGGGAGTGGTCCTTCAAGCCCAGTTCGGACGGGACGTATTATGCCAAAGTGGCGGGAGCGAAGGGCGCAACGGTCACTTTGGAATCGGTGGACGGCTCTACGCCGGCGTTAGCCTACGGGCCCGTGCCGGCGACGAGCGGCACAGGACCGAGCTATGGCATCCCGGCGGGTCAGGATGGCTGGTATCGTGTGGACCTGGAGGGTGGGACGTACTACGGTCTGAATGTGGCGTCTGCGGCGAGCCTGGCCGTTTACCGCGAGGGGGCAGGCGGGCTGCAGGAGGTGGCCACAGGGGAGGGGCCGTGGCTGACGTTCACCACGCCGGCAGCCGGACGGTACCTCGTGAAAGTGACCGCTACGACGGCGTCGAACTACGGGCTGAAGTTCTACCGCCAGGGTGAGGTACTCGAGGCCGCATTTGTCTACCCCCTGCACGGTCCGATTGTCAGCAGTATCACTGATAAGGGTTACACATGGTTCCGAATGGAAGGGCTGACTGGTCGTCGGACGTTCGTGTTGCGGACGACGGGCGCATCCTCCGTTGCCTTCTACAGCGAAACCGGGAGCACCCTGACCAGCAGCGGAAGCAACGGGGAGTGGTCCTTCCAGCCCAGTTCGGACGGGACGTATTATGCCAAAGTGACGGGAGCGAAGGGCGCAACGGTCACTTTGGAATCGATGGACGGCACCACGCCGGCGTCAGCCTACGGGCCCGTACCGGCGACGAGCGGCACAGGACCGAGCTACTACATCCCGGCGGGTCAGGATGGCTGGTATCGTGTGGACCTGGAGGGTGGGACGTACTACGGTCTGAATGTGGCGTCTGCGGCGAGCCTGGCCGTTTACCGCGAGGGGGCAGGCGGGCTGCAGGAGGTGGCCACAGGGGAGGGGCCGTGGCTGACGTTCACCACGCCAGCTGCTGGACGGTATCTGGTGAAAGTGACCGCCGAGAAGGCGACGAGCTATAGGCTGAAGTTCTACCGCCAGGGTGAGGTACTCGAGACCGCGTTTGTCTACCCCCTGCACGGTCCGATGACCAGCGTCATCACCGACGCTGGCTACGCGTGGTACAGGATGGACGGGGTCAAGGGAGGCCGGACCTTCATCCTGAGGGTGACGAGTGCCTCTTCCGTCTCCTTTTACACTGCCACCGGTAGCAGCGAGACCGGAGAAGGCAGCGGTGGGGAGTGGTTCTTCAAGCCCAGTTCGGACGGGACGTATTATGCCAAAGTGACGGGAGCGAAGGGCGCAACGGTCACTTTGGAATCGATGGACGGCACCACGCCGGCGTCAGCCTACGGGCCCGTACCGGCGACGAGCGGCACAGGACCGAGCTACTACATCCCGGCTGCTCAGGATGGCTGGTATCGCGTGGACCTGGAGGGTGGGACGTACTACGGTCTGAATGTGGCGTCTGCGGCGAGCCTGGCCATCTATCGCGAGGGGGCAGGCGGGCTGCAGGAGGTGGCCACAGGTGAGGGGCCGTGGCTGACCTTCACCACGCCGGCAGCCGGCCGGTATCTCGTGAAAGTGACCGCCGAGAAGGCGACGAGCTATAGGCTGAAGTTCTACCGCCAGGGTGAGGCACTCGAGACCGCGTTTGTCTACCCCCTGCACGGCCCGATGACCAGCGTCATCACCGATGTTGGCTATACGTGGTACAGGATGGACGGGGTGAAGGGAGGCCGGACCTTCATCCTGAGGACGACCGGCGCCTCCAACATCTACTTCTATACAGCGACAGGCAGCAGCCTGGACGGCGGCACCGGAGCGGAAAGGTCCTTCACGCCAAGCGTCGACGGAACCTACTACGTCCGCGTGTCCGGAGCGAAGGGCGCAACGGTTACGCTGGAGTCGGTGGACGGATCCGCACCTGTGGTAGCTTACGGGCCCGTGCCGGCGACGAGCGGCACAGGACCGAGCTACTACATCCCGGCGGGTCAGGATGGCTGGTATCGTGTGGACCTGGAGGGTGGGACGTACTACGGTCTGAATGTGGCGTCTGCGGCGAGCCTGGCCGTCTACCGGGAGGATGCTGGCGGGCTGCAGGAGGTGGCCACAGGCGAGGGTCCGTGGCTGACGTTCACCACACCGGCAGCCGGGCGGTACCTCGTGAAAGTCACCGCTGCGAAGGCGACAAGTTATGGTCTGAAGTTCTACCGTCAGGGCGAAGTGCTCGAGACCGCGTTTGTCTACCCCCTGCACGGTCCGATGACGAGCGTCATCACCGATGCCGGCCATACGTGGTACAAGATGGATGGGGTGAAGGGAGGCCGAACCTTCATCCTGCGGGCGACCGGTGCCTCCAACATCTACTTCTATGCAGCGACAGGCAGCAGCCTGGGCGGCGGCACCGGAGCGGAAAGGTACTTCACGCCGAGCGTTGACGGAACCTACTACGTCCGCGTGTCCGGAGCAAAGGGCGCAACGGTTACGCTGGAGTCGATGGACGGCTCCACGCCGGCGTTAGCCTACGGGCCGGTGCCTCTTAGCGGCACGGGACCGAGCTACAACATCCCGGCGGGTCAGGACGGCTGGTATCGTGTGGACCTGGAGGGTGGGACGTACTACGGTCTGAATGTGGCGTCTGCGGCGAGCCTGGCCGTCTACCGGGAGGATGCTGGCGGGCTACAGGAGGTGGCCACAGGCGAGGGTCCGTGGCTGACATTCACCACACCGGCAGCCGGGCGGTACCTCGTGAAAGTGACCGCTGCGAAGGCGACAAGTTATGGTCTGAAGTTCTACCGTCAGGGCGAAGTGCTCGAGACCGCGTTTGTCTACCCCCTGCACGGTCCGATGACGAGCGTCATTACCGATGCCGGCCATACGTGGTACAAGATGGATGGGGTGAAGGGAGGCCGAACCTTCATCCTGCGGGCGACCGGTGCCTCCAACATCTACTTCTATACAGCGACAGGCAGCAGCCTGGGCGGCGGCACCGGAGCGGAAAGGTACTTCACGCCAAGCGTCGACGGAACCTACTACGTCCGCGTGTCCGGAGCAAAGGGCGCAACGGTTACGCTGGAGTCGATGGACGGCTCCACGCCGGCGTTAGCCTACGGGCCGGTGCCTCTTAGCGGCACGGGACCGAGCTACAACATCCCGGCGGGTCAGGACGGCTGGTATCGTGTGGACCTGGAGGGTGGGACGTACTACGGTCTGAATGTGGCGTCTGCGGCGAGCCTGGCCGTCTACCGGGAGGATGCTGGCGGGCTACAGGAGGTGGCCACAGGCGAGGGTCCGTGGCTGACGTTCACCACGCCGGCAGCCGGACGGTACCTCGTGAAAGTGACCGCTGCGAAGGCGACAAGTTACGGTCTGAAGTTCTACCGTCAGGGCGAAGTGCTCGAGACCGCGTTTGTCTACCCCCTGCACGGTCCGATGACGAGCGTCATCACCGATGCCGGCCATACGTGGTTCAAGATGGATGGGGTGAAGGGAGGCCGAACCTTCATCCTGCGGGCGACCGGTGCCTCCAACATCTACTTCTATGCAGCGACAGGCAGCAGCCTGGGCGGTGGCACCGGAGCGGAAAGGTACTTCACGCCAAGCGTTGACGGAACCTACTACGTCCGCGTGTCCGGAGCAAAGGGCGCAACGGTTACGCTGGAGTCCGTGGACGGATCCGCACCTGCGGTAGCTTACGGGCCGGTACCGGTGACGAGCGGGACAGGACCGAGCTATGACGTCCCGGCAGGCCAGGATGGCTGGTACCGTGTGGATCTGGAGGACGGGACGTTCTACGGCCTGAATGTCGGATCCGCAGCAAGCCTGGCCGTCTACCGGGAGGATGCTGGCGGGCTGCAGGAGGTGGCCAGAGGCGACGGTCAATGGCTGACGTTTACCACGGAAGCAGCCGGACAGTATCTCGTGAAGGTTACCGCAACAGTCGGGACGAAGTACGGCCTCAGGTTCTACCGTCCGGGCGAGGACCCGGAGACCGCCATTGCCTACCCCCTGCATGGCCCGATGACGAGTGTCATCACCCAGGTTGGGTACACGTGGTACAGGATGGACGGGGTGAAGGGAGGCCGGACCTTCATCCTTCGGGCGACGGGTGCTTCCTCTGTCTCCTTCTACACAGCTGCCGGAAGCAAGCTGAGCACCAGTGGTGGTGCAGGGGAGTGGTACTTCAGGCCCGATGTGGACGGAACCTACTATGCACGTGTTTCCGGGACGAAAGGCACAACCGTCACGCTAACGTCCCTGGACGGGTCAAGACCTGATCTGGCCTACGGGCCGGTACCCTCCAGTGGCAAGAGCCAGTCGTTCTTCGTGCCGCCATTCCGGTCCGTCTCCTTCCGTGCTCAGCTGTCACCTAGCACGTTCTACGGATTGAACGTACCGGGGGCCGAAGCCATCACCATCTACGCGGGGGAAGAAGAGCTTCACACATTCTCAGGTGCATGGGCGCTCTTCACGACACCCGACACTCATACCGACTACATCATTCGAGCGGTTGCTGGAGCCCAGTCGCAGCAGTACCACACTGTGTTCTATGAGCGAGGGGAGACTCGCGAGACTGCATGGGAGTATCGCGTGCACGGGCCCCAGACGTTTACCAGCTCCTCCAAGGGGTACGCTTGGGTTCGGCTTGGCGCACTACTCGACGGCCGCGACTTCCTGCTGACGGTGACTGGAGCCACTGGCGTGGCCGTTACGAACGGCAGCGGAGGATCAGTGACTGGTGTTCAGTGCACCGGGAGTGTTGAGCGAACCTGTCGGTTTGCGCCGAAAATGGGTGAGTCGTATTATGTGAAGGTCTCTGCCCCCGCTGGTACGTCCTTCCACCTCGTTTCTGCGTACGATCCCCTGCCCCCGGCGGACGTTGAACACCCCATCACCCCTGAGTTCCCCGAAATCACCTATCTCCCGGAGAACGACTCTCTTCCCGCGCTCCCCGGCGACCTGACACCGGGTCCCGTGGAGATGGCCCTGGCAGACTTCGAACGCTTGCCCCACTCAGACCAGGCTCTACTTCTGGCCTTCGTCCAGTATGCGGCAGCGCGTGGCGACAGGACGCTTGTCGCGTTCCATGGCAGTCTCGGTATAGGGGTGGCGGCTGCTGGGGCCCCGGAATCGACTGCTGGCGAGGCAGCCGGAATCACCCTGCAGTCAACGTCCGATCAACTCGAGATCATGTGGAACCTACGGACTCGGTTGACCGACCTCGGACTGCCCCCCGCCATGGTTCATTCACTGCTCGGCGCTGGAGCCTTCATGCTGAATCGGATCGCAGATGACACTCTTGCCGCCGATGAACTGGTTGAAGTGCTCGATTCGGCTCTTCACCTCTACTACTTTGATGACTTCAAGTACAACGTGGAGGCGATAGAGGCAGCCTTCCTGGCCGCGGTCGAGGAGGCGGCTCTGGCGAGTTCTGGGCAGGGTGTTGCGCACCAGAGCGTTCCGTCTGCCTTCGGCCCTGTTCAGATCGCTGGGTGGCGCGATTGGGGGGATAAGGTCAAGCAAGCTTTTCAGTGGTTGGCCGACAGAGTCACGTTGAAGCGGATTGCCGAGATCATGGCCGTTGAGGGGTATGCAACCTGGGGACAGGACCTCTACGAGCGTGTCAAGGCTGAGTTCGTCGGCGCAGCCACGGGAATGGGTGACTTCGCCATCGGCTTCATTGGCGTGATTGGCGAGTACCTGTTTGACATGACAGGCGAGCCCATGTTCCTGGTGGACGCATACTACGCCAGGAGTAACCCGACGCAGGCCTTCTACGACGGGGCCAACGCGGGTGAAGCGCTGATGGGAATCGCACTGGAGACGGTTCTCATCCAGGCAGAGACGGGCATCACCATTGTCAACATCACGGGTGCAGAATGGGATGTCGAGGGGTTCCGGGACTACCTGGATGGGATCCCATCAGCAGCGTTCCAGGCCGGGCGGCAAGTAGCCGGTGCCATCAACCTGGGGATTGGCCTCTACGAGATTGCGTCCGGACTGGCAACGATCCTCGGCAGCGTCGCTGGCGGAGCCTCACTTGTTTTGGCGACTGGCGGTATAGCTACGCCCGGAGCAGTACAGGTCTCGTGGGCCGGAGTGACTGCCGGCGTAGCCCAAGTAGGTTTGGGCGTCACAACGGTGCTCCGGTCGGCCGAGTCGATGGGGCGTCTCGAACAGGTCGTCCGTTCGGTACCGAACGAGAGCCGAAATAAGCTGAGGCAGAACATGGAGGCCGTGGGTAGGACGAAGCCAGCTGGGGACTATGAGGCCCATCACATCTGTCCCTACAGCCACAGCAATCAGTGGGCCAAGAAGTGCCGCGAGATCTTTGCGCGGTTCGGCGTGAGCATAAACGACCCCAATAACGGAGCATGGATGCCCAAGTCTATCCATCGAAGGATCCACACTGATGAGAACTTCAAGAAGATTTACTATGATCTCGAGGGCGCGACCTCAGCGCAGGACCTGAGAGCTAGGCTCGAGAATATATGGAAGGCCATAGAAGCAGGAAAATACTTCTGA